A genomic window from Lycium barbarum isolate Lr01 chromosome 4, ASM1917538v2, whole genome shotgun sequence includes:
- the LOC132635703 gene encoding plant-specific TFIIB-related protein PTF2-like, whose amino-acid sequence MENSPSCKNCDKTTIVPDDVTGNLVCTSCGVIQDFVNFDPQIGGISGIAGTYVKTGTSGTGTLYNYKQTKIYLAQKIIEDLMYQLGFSSSKSSEVKLMVEKITDSEYGQGRWFSVLVGACAYVVMRQDVKPLAIVQVANLVGCDIYELGRMVYRVVDFLDLKLPGFDIVDSFEHYIRNSPSFSEVSEDLIGRMLKQGVFLVQCLVKWYVTTGRRPLPVVVAVLVFVAQLNQIDDVTIEDIANELQVAAVTCKLRYKELLERLVKVARALPWGEDVTVKNIMKHASFVIQYMELKSMSKNSNDKRKSFEDGGFDLDYLIDDCLSSGNDYGLDVNDTENNSQYFQMDHASSLSIESPNRFQISPECLAMIYSKIKNDMYVVESTDSRDNNIRKRKKSYDIFSYTDWWKGESEMSKKLLVKQIVEKDVGLRAMPPSYDSGCLAYERRKEKIKAAKFRIHKTMYPSDAGSIDKIELGSLEHVNTGKKRRRKTKVNVDWEDFVIETLLLHQVKEEEIEKGYYKTLLDLHVFNY is encoded by the coding sequence ATGGAGAATTCACCTTCTTGCAAGAATTGTGACAAGACGACAATAGTTCCAGATGATGTAACAGGTAATTTAGTCTGTACATCATGTGGGGTTATTCAAGATTTTGTTAATTTTGATCCTCAAATTGGTGGTATTAGTGGCATAGCTGGAACATACGTTAAAACTGGCACATCAGGTACTGGAACTCTCTATAAttacaaacaaacaaaaatttaCCTAGCCCAGAAAATAATTGAAGATTTAATGTATCAATTAGGATTTTCTTCCTCAAAATCTAGTGAAGTTAAACTTATGGTAGAGAAAATTACTGATAGTGAATATGGACAGGGTAGATGGTTTTCAGTACTTGTTGGTGCATGTGCTTATGTTGTAATGAGGCAAGATGTAAAGCCATTGGCTATTGTTCAAGTAGCAAATTTGGTGGGGTGTGATATTTATGAATTGGGTAGAATGGTTTATAGGGTTGTTGATTTTCTTGATTTGAAGTTGCCTGGATTCGATATTGTGGATTCGTTCGAGCATTATATTAGGAATTCCCCGAGTTTTAGTGAGGTTTCTGAGGATTTGATTGGGAGGATGTTGAAGCAGGGTGTGTTTTTGGTGCAGTGTTTGGTGAAGTGGTATGTTACGACGGGAAGGAGACCGTTGCCTGTGGTGGTGGCAGTGTTGGTGTTTGTTGCACAGTTGAATCAAATCGATGATGTGACGATTGAGGATATTGCGAACGAGTTACAAGTGGCAGCTGTTACTTGTAAGTTGAGATATAAGGAGCTTTTGGAGAGGCTCGTGAAGGTTGCTCGAGCTTTGCCTTGGGGTGAGGATGTTACTGTCAAGAACATTATGAAGCACGCGTCGTTTGTTATTCAATACATGGAGTTGAAGTCAATGTCAAAGAATAGTAATGATAAAAGGAAGAGTTTTGAGGATGGTGGATTTGATCTGGAttatttgattgatgattgtttgaGCAGCGGAAATGATTATGGTTTAGATGTTAATGACACCGAAAATAACTCACAGTACTTTCAGATGGATCATGCATCAAGTTTGAGTATTGAAAGTCCAAATAGATTCCAGATATCGCCGGAGTGTTTGGCAATGATTTATTCAAAGATTAAGAATGATATGTATGTGGTGGAGTCTACAGATAGCAGAGATAATAACATTAGGAAAAGGAAGAAAAGTTATGACATATTTTCATACACAGATTGGTGGAAGGGCGAATCAGAAATGAGCAAAAAGCTTTTAGTGAAGCAAATAGTGGAGAAAGATGTGGGATTGCGTGCTATGCCTCCTTCTTATGATAGTGGTTGTTTGGCATATGAAAGGAGAAAAGAGAAGATAAAGGCAGCAAAGTTTCGAATCCATAAGACAATGTATCCTTCAGATGCTGGTTCAATTGATAAGATTGAATTAGGCTCCCTTGAACATGTAAATACTGGAAAGAAAAGGAGAAGGAAAACGAAAGTTAATGTTGATTGGGAGGATTTCGTTATTGAAACCCTTCTCCTTCATCAGGTGAAAGAAGAGGAGATAGAGAAGGGCTATTATAAAACCCTGTTGGACTTGCATGTTTTCAACTATTGA